Proteins co-encoded in one Arthrobacter globiformis genomic window:
- a CDS encoding O-acetyl-ADP-ribose deacetylase, whose translation MRIEIVEGDITGRQVDAVVNAANSSLLGGGGVDGAIHRAAGPELLAACRELRATTLQDGLPVGAAVATPGFGLPARWVIHTVGPNRRAGQTNPALLASCFTESLRVAEGLGIRSLAFPAVSAGVYGWDARQVAQVAFEAVRSYASSRSAEGGEHGVELVEFVLFSPETVAVFRDVLEGAA comes from the coding sequence ATGCGGATTGAGATCGTTGAGGGTGACATCACCGGACGGCAGGTGGACGCGGTGGTGAATGCGGCCAACTCTTCGCTGCTGGGCGGCGGTGGCGTGGACGGGGCGATCCACCGGGCGGCGGGGCCGGAACTGCTGGCCGCCTGCCGCGAGCTGAGGGCAACGACGCTCCAGGACGGGCTGCCGGTGGGCGCTGCCGTGGCCACCCCCGGGTTCGGGCTGCCGGCGCGCTGGGTCATCCACACCGTCGGGCCCAACCGCCGCGCCGGGCAGACCAACCCGGCATTGCTGGCGTCCTGCTTCACCGAGAGCCTGCGTGTTGCCGAGGGCCTGGGTATCCGGTCGCTGGCCTTTCCCGCGGTGAGCGCCGGGGTCTACGGCTGGGACGCCCGCCAGGTGGCGCAGGTGGCGTTTGAGGCCGTCCGATCGTACGCCTCCAGCCGCTCTGCCGAAGGCGGCGAGCACGGCGTCGAGCTGGTGGAGTTCGTGCTCTTCAGCCCGGAAACCGTTGCGGTCTTCCGGGATGTCCTTGAAGGTGCTGCATAG
- a CDS encoding RluA family pseudouridine synthase: MQSPLPVRDGVNATRLRLPDEGPWDTAMDYMMHRWGHIDPQGIEDRFDAGEIVGEGGIPLHRSTRLEDHTFIWYYRTLPPETRLPVELNILHQDEHILVVDKPHFLPTTPGGTYIQESALVRLRNQLDLPDLIPMHRLDRMTAGILLLSTNPETRGKYQVLFEKRQVQKEYECVSAAEPAHGHPAVDYPVVVRNRMTKSRSYLLAEVIEGEPNAETRIDLLRTFDGADCGGHATAGAGRLGLYRLEPHSGKTHQLRVHMASLGLGILHDSFYPELLDKAPDDYTKPLQLLARGIRFVDPITEKPVEYRSRLELSEVR; this comes from the coding sequence ATGCAATCCCCCCTCCCCGTGCGCGACGGCGTGAACGCCACCCGTCTGCGCCTCCCGGACGAGGGCCCCTGGGACACCGCAATGGACTACATGATGCACCGCTGGGGGCACATCGACCCCCAAGGCATCGAGGACCGGTTCGACGCCGGGGAGATCGTGGGCGAGGGCGGCATCCCCCTGCATCGCAGCACCAGGCTCGAGGACCACACCTTCATCTGGTACTACCGCACGCTCCCGCCGGAAACCCGGCTGCCCGTGGAACTAAACATCCTGCACCAGGACGAGCACATCCTTGTGGTGGACAAGCCGCACTTCCTGCCCACCACGCCCGGGGGCACGTACATCCAGGAATCGGCGCTGGTCCGGCTCCGGAACCAGCTGGACCTCCCGGACCTGATCCCGATGCACCGCCTGGACCGCATGACCGCGGGCATCCTCCTGCTCTCCACCAACCCGGAGACCCGCGGGAAGTACCAGGTGCTGTTCGAGAAGCGCCAGGTCCAGAAGGAATACGAGTGCGTGTCCGCCGCTGAACCGGCTCACGGGCATCCAGCTGTCGACTATCCGGTGGTAGTGCGCAACCGGATGACTAAGTCCCGCAGCTACCTTCTGGCGGAGGTGATCGAGGGCGAGCCGAATGCGGAGACCCGCATCGACCTGCTGCGGACGTTCGACGGCGCTGATTGCGGCGGCCACGCGACGGCCGGAGCAGGACGCCTTGGCCTCTACCGACTCGAACCGCACTCCGGGAAAACCCATCAGCTCCGGGTGCACATGGCCTCGCTGGGACTGGGCATCCTGCACGATTCGTTCTACCCCGAGCTGCTGGACAAGGCACCAGACGACTACACCAAGCCGCTCCAGCTGCTGGCCCGCGGCATCCGGTTCGTGGACCCCATCACGGAAAAGCCCGTCGAGTACCGCAGCCGCCTCGAGCTGAGCGAAGTCCGCTAG
- the yczR gene encoding MocR-like transcription factor YczR: MSGSLTPTALARLLGQWHRGNAPAYRELADVVRLLVLDGRIPLGTALPSERTLSATLAVSRTTVTAAYSSLRDQGFLSSGQGTRGRTCLPRTAYAAGQERDSGVGLSGAPGLAVPDGVIDLAYASLPASGEAVHQAFAAALTELPALLPGFGYDALGVPALREAIAGHYADAGVPTTAGQILVTSGAQHALNIVLRALVGKQDKVLVEQPTYPNALDAMRATGCRLVPVPLPPASERGWDLDSIESALMQQRPRMAYTVPDFHNPTGRLMPNAQRRRLVRAAAASGTVLVVDETLRELNLDGGTTAPLASFSPAVVSIGSLSKSHWAGMRTGWIRASDSLIQRFAAVRTTMDLGGPVVEQLAAAHLVRNLAGPLPARLSALRENRSALLELLKAHLPRWEAERPDGGLAVWCRLPSPSSTALTVVAPELGIRLAAGPRFGVGGVFENFLRIPFTLPPDQLETAVLALRAAQDRLDAAPQLRRTLRDSPAAAIA, from the coding sequence ATGTCCGGATCCCTCACCCCCACCGCCCTTGCCCGCCTCCTGGGCCAGTGGCACCGCGGCAACGCTCCCGCCTACCGCGAACTGGCCGACGTCGTGCGCCTTTTGGTGCTTGACGGGCGCATCCCGCTGGGCACCGCGCTGCCTAGCGAACGGACGTTGTCCGCCACCCTCGCCGTCAGCCGCACCACGGTAACCGCGGCGTATTCCAGCCTGCGCGATCAGGGTTTCCTGAGCAGCGGCCAGGGCACGCGCGGCCGCACGTGCCTGCCGCGGACTGCCTACGCGGCAGGTCAGGAGCGGGACTCGGGGGTGGGCTTGTCGGGGGCGCCGGGCCTTGCTGTTCCCGACGGCGTCATCGACCTCGCGTATGCGTCGCTCCCGGCCAGCGGCGAGGCGGTCCATCAGGCGTTCGCCGCTGCCCTCACAGAACTGCCCGCCCTGCTGCCCGGCTTCGGTTACGACGCCCTGGGGGTGCCGGCCCTCCGGGAGGCGATCGCCGGCCACTATGCCGACGCCGGCGTGCCCACCACGGCCGGGCAGATCCTGGTGACGTCCGGCGCGCAGCATGCGCTCAACATCGTGCTGCGGGCGCTCGTCGGAAAACAGGACAAGGTCCTCGTGGAGCAGCCGACCTACCCGAACGCGCTCGACGCCATGCGCGCCACGGGCTGCCGCCTGGTGCCGGTGCCTCTTCCGCCTGCGTCGGAGCGGGGCTGGGATCTGGACTCGATCGAGTCTGCCCTCATGCAGCAGCGGCCCCGCATGGCCTACACGGTCCCGGATTTCCACAACCCCACCGGCCGGCTGATGCCCAACGCACAGCGCCGCCGACTGGTCCGTGCCGCCGCGGCGTCGGGCACCGTCCTGGTGGTGGATGAGACCCTCCGTGAGCTGAACCTCGACGGCGGCACAACCGCTCCCCTGGCATCGTTCAGTCCGGCCGTGGTGTCCATCGGATCGCTAAGCAAGTCGCACTGGGCGGGCATGCGCACGGGCTGGATCCGCGCGTCAGACAGCCTGATTCAGCGGTTCGCGGCCGTCCGGACCACGATGGACCTTGGTGGTCCGGTGGTGGAGCAGCTTGCGGCGGCCCACCTGGTGCGGAACCTGGCCGGTCCACTGCCCGCCCGCCTGTCCGCGCTCCGCGAGAACCGCTCCGCACTGCTGGAGCTGCTCAAGGCTCATCTGCCGCGGTGGGAGGCGGAACGGCCCGACGGCGGCCTGGCCGTCTGGTGCCGGCTGCCATCACCCAGCAGCACGGCACTGACCGTCGTAGCCCCGGAACTCGGCATCCGCCTCGCTGCCGGCCCGCGCTTCGGCGTTGGCGGGGTGTTTGAGAACTTCCTCCGCATTCCGTTCACACTGCCGCCGGACCAGCTGGAGACCGCAGTCCTCGCGCTGAGGGCCGCCCAGGACAGGCTGGACGCCGCTCCGCAGCTAAGGCGGACCCTCAGGGACTCCCCCGCCGCCGCCATCGCCTGA
- the yczE gene encoding membrane protein YczE — MMIRRLAQLFTGLAMYGISLALFIRAGLGLDPWDVFHQGVAGKTGLSIGVVVIIVSFLVLLLWIPLRQRPGFGTLCNAILVGVFADVGLALIPTFSHLGGQTAMLAGAVVLNGIASACYIGARFGPGARDGLMTGLARRTGWSVRLSRTLIEVVVLGAGWLLGGSVGVGTVVYALAIGPLVQLLLPYFMVPAREPVGDQAARSKSEDQAAESSVGSRSGDREGRSGTPVATS, encoded by the coding sequence ATGATGATCCGAAGACTTGCACAGCTCTTCACCGGCCTCGCCATGTACGGCATTTCACTGGCCCTGTTTATCCGGGCCGGGCTCGGGCTGGACCCGTGGGACGTGTTCCATCAGGGCGTTGCCGGCAAAACCGGGCTGAGCATTGGCGTGGTGGTCATCATCGTCAGTTTCCTGGTGCTTCTGCTGTGGATTCCACTGCGGCAGCGGCCGGGCTTCGGCACACTGTGCAATGCCATCCTCGTGGGGGTCTTTGCCGACGTCGGGCTCGCCCTGATCCCCACGTTCTCCCATCTCGGGGGCCAGACCGCGATGCTGGCCGGCGCGGTGGTGCTCAACGGGATCGCCTCCGCGTGCTACATCGGCGCCCGCTTCGGCCCCGGCGCCCGCGACGGGCTCATGACCGGCCTGGCCCGGCGCACCGGCTGGTCGGTGCGCCTCTCGCGGACACTGATCGAGGTTGTGGTGCTCGGGGCAGGCTGGCTCCTCGGCGGCTCGGTCGGCGTGGGGACCGTGGTTTATGCCCTGGCGATCGGCCCCCTGGTCCAGCTCCTGCTGCCGTACTTCATGGTTCCGGCGCGGGAACCGGTCGGAGATCAGGCTGCCCGTTCGAAGTCCGAGGACCAGGCTGCCGAATCATCTGTCGGTTCCAGGTCCGGGGACCGCGAGGGCCGGTCCGGAACGCCGGTGGCCACCTCCTGA
- a CDS encoding Fpg/Nei family DNA glycosylase, translating into MPEGDSVWRAANQLHTALAGQKLLASDFRVPRFATLNLAGWTMDEVVPRGKHLLMRLASPAHERLTIHSHLKMEGSWQIYPPGGRWRKPGFTARCVLRTAVADAVGFSLGLLEVIKTSEEDKAVGFLGPDLLGPDWDPAEAERRVAARPDVPVGVALLDQSNLAGIGNIYRCEVCFLAGIHPASPVAAVKDWPAIFADAKQLLEANLGPGRRTTLLNARGTPVGRAAGRPGYWVYRREHQPCLRCRTPIRHGVLGKSVPGKNLAGVAAPGSAPVAVTEERDIYFCPTCQPLLGGSEA; encoded by the coding sequence GTGCCTGAAGGCGACTCCGTCTGGCGCGCCGCCAACCAGCTGCACACTGCCCTCGCCGGCCAGAAACTTCTCGCGTCCGACTTCCGCGTGCCCCGATTCGCCACACTGAACCTGGCCGGCTGGACCATGGACGAGGTTGTACCCCGCGGCAAGCACCTGCTGATGCGGCTCGCCAGCCCGGCCCACGAGCGGCTGACCATCCACTCGCACCTGAAAATGGAGGGCAGCTGGCAGATCTACCCGCCCGGTGGCAGGTGGCGGAAGCCGGGATTCACGGCCCGGTGCGTGCTCCGCACGGCCGTTGCCGACGCCGTCGGATTTTCCCTTGGCCTGCTTGAGGTGATCAAGACCAGCGAAGAGGACAAGGCTGTCGGATTCCTGGGCCCGGACCTGCTGGGCCCGGACTGGGACCCGGCCGAGGCCGAGCGCCGCGTGGCGGCGAGGCCCGATGTGCCGGTCGGGGTGGCCCTCCTGGACCAGAGCAACCTCGCGGGCATCGGGAACATCTACCGCTGCGAGGTATGCTTCCTCGCCGGCATCCACCCGGCATCGCCTGTTGCTGCTGTGAAGGACTGGCCGGCCATTTTTGCCGACGCCAAGCAGTTGCTCGAGGCGAACCTGGGACCGGGCCGCCGGACAACACTGCTCAACGCCCGTGGTACTCCGGTGGGCCGGGCTGCCGGCCGTCCCGGCTACTGGGTGTACCGGCGCGAGCACCAGCCGTGCCTGCGCTGCCGGACCCCCATCCGGCACGGCGTGCTGGGCAAGAGTGTGCCGGGCAAAAACCTTGCGGGAGTGGCTGCGCCGGGCAGCGCGCCCGTGGCGGTCACCGAAGAACGCGACATTTACTTCTGCCCTACCTGCCAGCCCCTGCTCGGCGGCTCCGAAGCCTGA